From Streptomyces sp. 6-11-2, one genomic window encodes:
- a CDS encoding MIP/aquaporin family protein has product MSSSDIFIGETIGTAVLILLGGGVCAAVTLKASKARNAGWLAIAFGWGFAVMTAVYISGPLSGAHLNPAVTVALAIKNSDWTNVPTYLGGQMLGAVIGATLVWVAYYGQFHAHLTDREIVGGPGAQTTAAKAVEAQEKGAGPVLGIFSTGPEIRHAAQNLATEIVGTVVLILAVLTQGLNDQGNGLGVLGGLVTALVVVSIGLSLGGPTGYAINPARDLGPRIVHALLPLPNKGGSDWGYAWIPVVGPLIGGAIGAGIYNAAFA; this is encoded by the coding sequence GTGTCCAGCTCCGACATCTTCATCGGCGAGACCATCGGTACCGCCGTACTCATCCTGCTCGGCGGCGGCGTCTGCGCCGCGGTGACGCTGAAGGCCTCCAAGGCCCGCAATGCCGGCTGGCTCGCCATCGCCTTCGGGTGGGGTTTCGCCGTGATGACGGCCGTGTACATCTCGGGCCCGCTCTCCGGTGCCCACCTCAACCCGGCCGTGACCGTCGCCCTGGCCATCAAGAACAGCGACTGGACCAACGTGCCGACCTACCTCGGCGGCCAGATGCTCGGCGCCGTGATCGGCGCGACCCTGGTCTGGGTGGCCTACTACGGCCAGTTCCACGCCCACCTCACCGACCGGGAGATCGTCGGCGGCCCCGGCGCCCAGACCACCGCCGCCAAGGCGGTCGAGGCCCAGGAGAAGGGCGCGGGCCCCGTCCTCGGCATCTTCTCCACCGGCCCCGAGATCCGGCACGCGGCGCAGAACCTCGCCACGGAGATCGTCGGCACCGTCGTGCTGATCCTCGCGGTCCTCACCCAGGGCCTGAACGACCAGGGCAACGGCCTCGGCGTCCTCGGCGGCCTGGTCACCGCCCTCGTCGTCGTCTCGATCGGTCTCTCCCTCGGCGGTCCCACGGGCTACGCCATCAACCCCGCCCGTGACCTCGGCCCCCGCATCGTCCACGCCCTGCTGCCGCTGCCCAACAAGGGCGGATCCGACTGGGGCTACGCCTGGATCCCGGTGGTCGGCCCGCTCATCGGCGGCGCCATCGGCGCGGGCATCTACAACGCCGCCTTCGCCTGA